From Rhododendron vialii isolate Sample 1 chromosome 7a, ASM3025357v1:
GATAGGGGGTGCTGTGCCACGAGGCACAGCAGAGCCTCCGCTTCCGTCTCACACACACTGCTCAGTGCAGTGTCAGCAACCCATCTATCCATACGAATGCGTgcagttttttgtgtttttaatttttttataagcatTTCTGGGTCCAAGTTGGGATTTTGTGCCTTTGTTCCTTAGTTTAATCGGTATTGTTTATTTTATGAAGCTTATCAAATAGTAAATGAAATGAGATCTAACATTGTTTTACATCCGTGGATCATACGATTGGATACCAAatatcttttttgaaaaagaaatatagAGTATTATAATTTCAAAGGTAAATTACAAGATGAACATGTACAAATGACATGATAGTGACTTGCATTCAATTAACTTGACTTATGTAATGCTTTAATAAATGGGTCTACACATGCGTTACATTTTTCATTGAGGTTGTGATGCTCTACATAGATGAATGGTATGTAGAAATGTGCTATGGAATGTCATTGGGGTTGAGTGGATTACaaatcttttttattcttttttgtttttttatgaaaaagatCATTCTATTAACAACTTATTTGGTGGGCTGTCAAAAAGTCAAAAGTTCAATACACTTTTCAAACCTTAATAACATCCCAACGTAATTCGTTAACGTATTGATAGTAAAACGACCTCAACATAATTTCCATCATAAACTTCTATTCCGTTGCTTAAAACCATGATCAAACATGGTATGTTAATCTACAATCCTCTGCCCTCCTATCAAATTTAACATTAAccacaaattcaaaacaaaagagaCTGCAGTCTTCTTCCTCTCTAAACAACAGCAAGCCAAGAGGCCTGGGGAGCACTAAAAGCCCGAATCTACATATCCACCTTCACCCTTGGTTCTCTCGAGTCTTCACCACAGAATCCCCACCAAGTAAAGTATAAGATGGCATGCCCTCGCCAGTCGCCACCATACCTGAGACATGTGGGTCAAGCGGCTGGAAACTGGAAAAGTCACTGTATTTGTTGCTCGTTCATGGAAGGGCGTCTATACGGCACGTATCTGTGGTCCTTCGCTGCATTCTTCCGTCTCCTTTTCTCCAGATAGGATTCGAGTTTGCCAGATACCTAATAAACCACACAAGATTTCTCAtcagtttcaactttcaagctTACTTCCTTTGGCTGAAGTAGTTACAGTGTTTCCGTGTTATATAACACAACTATATAGATACCTTGAGCTCCTTGTATTTCTCAATAAGCTTTTGCTCACGAATTTCAGCTGCAAAATCCAGAAAGCATTATGAAACACAATTAGATATCATAAAAATGCTTAATACTATCAGAAACGAAAAACTGAACTTGACATTAAGATTTAAGACAAGTACAATTTTAATGCCATTGAAgggagggggggaaaaaaaaccctttctgcgtttatgttcttttttccccccctggtttggtttggtttggtttggtgggCGTTCACCAAAACTTGCTTTTCTGCAAGAGCTACATATTACACTTTAACTATCTTTCTACTTTCTAGCCCTTCAATTTATCACCGATTCAGTAGCGCAAAAAAAGAGCAGTCAAATAACTCCACATCTCAGCATACATCTATTACACCACGCTTATTATTCAAAAGCGAATATTCCAGGGCCCGGCTCCAGTTAAGATGCTGCTAAATTAATATTGTAGTTGTCCGTGGCTCATCTAATGCAGAACAGAGACTAAACATGGTTTAAACTTGCAGATGAACATAAACAAATGATGCCTcggaggcagagagagagagagagtattacaTTTCTTCAAATAAAATGGTCTTTTCCCTTGCTTTGCAGcctgtctctctcttttcttgtgCTCAGACAGAATTTCCCTCTCAGTACGCTTTGATGCGGACTTGAGTTGTTTGTCCTGACAAGACACATAGCAAGAAGTAAACAACTTCAATAAAGGTGAAAAAGATATTTTGGTTCTACACAAATAAATAGTCATAATTCTTAAGGGCATGACCTGGCCATGATTTTTctcaagcaaaaaaagaaaaacaaattcagCATAAAGTTTACTTCAACAAAGTGCACCTACTATCCCAGAAATGCGGTTCTTTAACTCGTCGACGACTGTAGGGTCATTAAATTTCTTCATTGATCTCTTCAACTCCTATCAAAGCCCCAAAGAGATTACAAAAATGCAATGCACAAAGTTTAGAAGTTCTGCAAGCTGACTTCAAAAGTAGACATACCTCCCGTTCAGCAGGAAGCTCATTTTCATAGAGAAAACTATACCTCTTCTTGAACCTACAAGAACATAATACAAAATTATGGATGGCAAAATGCTTCCAAGGACAAAAACTTCTATGTTATGATCAAACAAACGAAATATCAAGGGAAAACCAAATACTCCCACAAGTCAAGCAGGACCAACAAACTATTGGAGCACCCAACCACCCGTAATCCATACACCTGTATAAAAGGAGAGTTGAGCCTCTTTTGGCAGGTAAGCCATCGTCCATATTTTGGCATTGTTCTCTCGAAATTGCCCCTCTGCCTTTGGCCTTTGGGGATTTGTCCTGAGTTGATGGTTGAGGGTTGAATGAGTAATTTCGTAGTATTTCCGGATTACAATTTTGAGCTTATCAGACTTTTCATGTCTTCTGTTTGTGTCCTATGAATGTGTGAGTTTGTCTGGATGTGTAGGGGCTTTTAGGTGGAACACAATTGTGTAGTGTGAACACAATTAATAGAAAGGAATCATAATCAAATCCTTGTCAtaatcacaatcacaatcacaataATCCGAAAATCAATTAAACAGGTGAGAACCCAATTGTGTAGTGTTAACACAATTAATTCCAACCACATGCACGGgaagggggagagggagagagagcatAAAGTACAGAAGGAAGGAATCAGAATCAAATCCTTAAGCATGAGAAAGGATTCAGTAGAAGTAGATGTGCCTAAGCTCAAGTTTGACCCTATCAAGCTTGCTGAATAGGAATCAGGCTTCAACACCTATCTAGTTTGACCAAACACAGTCCAAACAACCACAAGCTTTAGCTCAGCTCGGTTCAATGGCAACCCCTAAATAATAACCACCATGTTCATTTGCAGAGAGGACAAGAAACTCATTTAATTTCTTTACTGTGAGGTGCTAGAACAGGCTTAACAAAACATGAAGAAAAGGGCAGTATTATTTATGGGACGCTTCATTGATCACAAATAAAGACATTTGATTAAGTTCTACATAGCTATGATGCGCGGAATATCAAGGGAAAATGTCAATTGAAAATGTCCCATGGGCAAAGGTAGAGACTTTGATGGTGTCACCAAATACTAGGATTGTAGCCTGCCTTCATGTAGAATGGATAGGCATGGCAAAGGCAAGGGTTGCCCCTGCTTTACAGCCAATAACTGAAtcaaaagttaaaataaaataaaataaaagagtcaAGGGTGGCCAAGTGTCACATGCATCCACATGGGATACTCAAACCCTAGGATCAACCATCCCATTCAAATTGACCGGTCACTGGTCCAAAACTCGATAGTAAATTTTCCAAACACAATGCTGAGATTGACAAGAAAGTGAAACCAAAATGTGCTCAAAAACTACGACGAAATCAAGGTGCGAAGCCTTTTGTAACTAAAAGGCAACCAATATACTAAAACTAGTCCAGAGAGGAAGGTTCTCACCCTTCTACTTCAAGATTGCCACAGAGTGTTTCAAACCTGGGATCACGTACCAcctgtatacaaaaaaaaatgtatctaTATGTTACCACATTTCATAAATCACATGGGATAAACAATGTGACTGAACAGGTTAGTAACAACCCTTGTCTCATTGGTCTGTGAAAAAAATCCAATGTTAtgtcaaaaggaaaaaaaagtgtcTTTCCATAACATAATTCAGCTGCATGTGGCTAAGAGAAACAATTTCTAAATCTTACACAAAATTCGAAGGAAAAATAACTCAATATGACACGTTAACTTTGGAAAATGAAGCATTTACATAGCACAATGATATATCTAATTAAACCTCCCTTCATGTTGCTAAAATAGTATTTAGTACAACAAACGCATACCCTCGACAAAATATATCCCACAGGATGGAAACCAAATATGCTGAATATTTAGCTCTTAGTTATCATACAAGGAAGTCCAACACTGAAATGTAGaactataccaaaccaaacaagtttGATACAATACAATCACCAAAGGGAAAAGAATACCAAAGCAAGATAGAGACGACAACGGAATAATCTGTTCGACTGCCAAGAAGACAGGAAAATAATCAAGAACTTCGAACTTAGAAGTTGATTCCAGATAGTGTTTCTAATCACCTCTGGGCAATCAAAAAGATTCAAACAGACgcaaaaacaaatacaaacgACAAAGAACAAACCTCGgcaatccacaaaaatttactGAATCGCGAAAAATCACGAGCAGACTCGCTTACTCACCTTCTTAGGAACTTGAATGACCTCCCTAAATCTACCGACCGGCTTCTTGGCACTGGCTTCCATTGGCCTTCACAAATTCCATAACAAGCTATTAACCAATACCAGAATAATCACGAACACAACAAACAGACCTAAATTGGTTACGATACAGCACCTGTTCTTGTTCGCACGGCCGCCTGGTTTCTCCAGATCCGGCTTCCGATACACTGTGTGGGACCCATTAGAGCGTGCCTTCAGCAGTTCCTCGAACGTAACATTCGCGAGCTCCCTCTCTATCTCCCCCTCCTAACCAAACACAGAATCACATTCATGTTTATAAGCATAAGGAGATGCATATACATATATTCACTTAGCCACGCAATACTTCTGTTCTCGATTCTCGCTCCGCGCTCATGCTTTCAATCCTCGTTCAGcaaaattttagtagtttgagagAAGTTTTCAGGCTCGCGCCATCGCttattatgtgacttagattAGATATATACACAACGCATGTATATATTTGCTCGTAAAATATACGAACATATATATGTTGGTGTTGTTGGAGCAACTTACATCTTCGGAAGAGGAATCGTGTTCTTCAGTCTCGTCAAACTTGATTTCGCTTGAGGTGGGAATGGAGTCCAACGACTTCTTCATTTCAGTCGACGATGGAAATTTCTGAATCGAATGTCGAAGGAAATAGGAAGCTTAAAAGAGATTGAATTGAAGAACGAAATTACTAGTATTAGGTTTAGGACGAATTGAGCAATTTTATTTCGCGGTGAGGAATGGGACAAAGAGAAGTTTTTTGACCTAAAGCTACTACAGTCTACAGCTCGGGTAACGGATCGGGCTTGTGTAAACCCGGATCCATATGTCCggcttttgggttttttgactttttgggaACCGAACCGGATATTCGGTTTGGTGAATATgtaaaccggaaccggttgaaACACGATCGTTCCGGTTTCAATCGGTTTGGCTGGTTCCAGTTTGGTTGGTTTCACcctgagagtgagagtgagagagaggggggacagactcagagcatgtacaccaatgaaaatgtaaaaatgctGATCAACAgggcatttttttcatttcaccTACTCACATCTCTATCATCACTATACCtatattatctattttacctaactccaattaaaatatatatttttcactcattttttaattatctttattgtttaaagagaggagaaaggagggaggagagagagaaagaaataaaaaaaaaaaagggagtatgaatagtgcataggtaaaaatagagaacaaCTATTCACAAATGCATTTTAGCTCCTCTTTTAGCCCATTTGGTGTATactattttttatgtttctcttgggtaaaatagcaaaatatgtatttttgttCATCTAGTGTACTTGCTCTCACCCAGTGGTTGTTCACATTGGGTTTGTAATTATGAATCTCATTTAGGGtgaatttggctttaaaagtcaaataCTTAGTAAtttactttttgtctttattcaaaaaaaattgcatttgttagttttgcgttaaacttctataacttattgattcgtctcgacgagaggaatcagaaaagtataaaattttgatagaaactcataaattttttaaaagaagacaaataagtaaaataagttgtattttttacttatttttgtttttattcaaaaaattatgagtttcgataatatttttttacttttctgatttcgcttgatgagacgaatcaataagtcgcaaattaatacaaaacaaacaaatgcaaaaaaaaaattgaatataaaataaaaaaagaaagttacctgactttttaatccaaatctacacttttatatgtaaaataagTATAACCTTATTACACGTTAAAAACTCAACACAGGTTGGAGGCCCAGCAATAAGGTGACTAGGTGAGGCTTTGTGTTAAGCCTTAAGTCTCGAGTTTGAACCCTACCCCCCTGgcggataaaataaaaaaaaaaaaacccaccccTTGCAGTTTTTATATTCAAAATGAATCGGACCGATGTGCCAAccgaaacaaaaaatttgtattatATCAAACCGGACCGGACCTGTCATGACCCAAACCCAAGGAAAATGAATATGTGACATGGCCAGTGATTTTAAAATCATCTCAGGCCTTTGATATCACacaactgtaaaattttacaaaaacctCTCAGGTccgaaaatcaaaaaaataaaatattacaatCAAAGATGTCTAACGTGCATACCAATTACAAACTTTGCCAAACAGCGCAAAAGTTAACATTTGTGAATGTTTGCGGATCCAAAACTCTGACACTATCAATTCGATTTGTGCGGGTTTCTTATTATCGATTTCATCACTACAGAGCAACTCGAACTCCATTCGTTCGAAAGGACCAGCTTAACTTGTATCTGAAATGGGTGCGCACAAAACCATTTCAGTGAGAAATACGATATATAGAGATTACATAATCGCATAAGAATAATCAAATAAAACACGCCATAATCATCAATTCTTCAACAATCAATGTAAgtttccaaattcaaaaaaatcacatactTTTCAACGGTGCAAGTTTCAAAACTGTGAAAACCACTGCTTAGTGTagttggtcagtcattgccTCCCCCTCCCctttgtggaaggtcttgggttcgagccccacagcGGGCAAGCCCTTTAGGggaccagggctatggatagcttctggtcttCGCGCGCTAACTCTAACACTCCaactaacccccgctgatgtatatcgccgtggaaaaaaaaaaagttttgaaactgcaatcataaaatccaaaatctaCCGACAGTTTTCAGGCTCGAAACTGTTAAACCAAAAGAGATCCATCATCTATCATCATCATTATCATCTTGGGCAGTAATCCGATAGCCCGGGGAGCGACCTAGCAaaataagggaaatgatatcAAATCCAAAGGATATTCGGTCGTATCCTTATCCACAATTTCATAGACCCCAATTTACACATAGCTCATCAGAGCTCTTTGTCCAGATTTTACTCCAAAATCTTTTAtccacttttctttttagattaatcccatgcattttttttttttgaactcaattttcacaattttatacttatattattattttttaaattcaacaTAGCATTTtatcaaaacaataaacaatcaCAAAACAATTTGAAAGAATATTATGTTACCAAGGTATATCGTACTCACCTTTAAAATGTGACCGTAAAATTACCAGGCATACGAATTACTCATTCGAACCTGTTTGAGATACAAGGGAAATTCTAAGTGCAAATAAAACGTTTCCGGAAATTACCTCGAAAGGGCAAATCAATGGTATAGATTCATTTTGAAATGCATCTGTACCATTGATTTGTCCTTTCGGGGTAATTTTCGGATACATTTTATTTGTACTTAACACTCCCCGATACATAATTATGCAATCATTAATTAAGTACTAACTCAATAACACATTTCTTCTTTTACGAATTTGTCAAACGGCGCACCTGTGGCTTGTAAAAACCTTTGGTGGCAATTGTGCTCATACGAGCCCGATTCGAACATAATTGTACGATGACCCATGAAAATTGTTAGGGTGTCCTTAGTCTTACTATTATTATAGGTTGTCCCATGCCATTCTTCAAACCATAAGGCCATAACTAATTCTTTTCTTCCCAAACCATTTTAAAAAGTGGGGATTATCGAGGGGAGGGCTATCGGAGAGAGAGTGCTATGAGGAGTGCGGAAGCGGCTacgggagggagagagagaccatgACAGAAATAAAGGGAGGTGCGAGGGTTGTCCGAAAGTGGACTCGAGTGACGGCAGTGGTGGGAAGGTGGCGGTAGTGTCGGGTAGATGTGGTTCGGGTGATGGAGCACGATGGTGGTGATGGGtgcaaggacggaaccaggattttaccttagcagtggcgaaatatatactaaaaaaataaaaagatgcattacaatattaatagtcatcggttccagaaaaaaaattaaaataacataataacaactatagtaaatgatgtttttcatttgcacatagagtatgaaaaaagactaattttaattttgggcatcgataatgccactccaacaacaacagcagcaacagaacccatgtagtcccgaATCATTGGAGGTATGTGCagaggaggattggagacagacctaacttttAACAATATGTACAAAATGGCTGATCTTAGAATACCACTTAAACAGTAGCCCCATTATACGTGTTTTGTTGTGGAACTAtgccccaaatcaaagccaaatgacatcaaAGAGGGCagacctagagacccaattcaatttatgtgcacattaccatgcttccttcattgatagtctatAGCATCAGTTTGCACAAAGATAATGCCACTCCctaaatttataatgtcactccccaaatCCCTATATGGAtttcccaaattgataaccgcactccctTTTAGGAGTGACATTATATatttggggagtgacattataattaaattcccttaattttttaggttaagttattttagggttataattaatgtggagttttttttcttaattacacatcatcatttatattatttcactttggcccattgaatttagttttagaatacttttttgagtctcatttcttaaaaaaaaataaaaaatagatttatgactaatatataata
This genomic window contains:
- the LOC131333652 gene encoding uncharacterized protein LOC131333652 isoform X2, with amino-acid sequence MKKSLDSIPTSSEIKFDETEEHDSSSEDEGEIERELANVTFEELLKARSNGSHTVYRKPDLEKPGGRANKNRPMEASAKKPVGRFREVIQVPKKVVRDPRFETLCGNLEVEGFKKRYSFLYENELPAEREELKRSMKKFNDPTVVDELKNRISGIDKQLKSASKRTEREILSEHKKRERQAAKQGKRPFYLKKSEIREQKLIEKYKELKVSGKLESYLEKRRRKNAAKDHRYVPYRRPSMNEQQIQ
- the LOC131333652 gene encoding uncharacterized protein LOC131333652 isoform X1, which gives rise to MKKSLDSIPTSSEIKFDETEEHDSSSEDEGEIERELANVTFEELLKARSNGSHTVYRKPDLEKPGGRANKNRPMEASAKKPVGRFREVIQVPKKSNRLFRCRLYLALVVRDPRFETLCGNLEVEGFKKRYSFLYENELPAEREELKRSMKKFNDPTVVDELKNRISGIDKQLKSASKRTEREILSEHKKRERQAAKQGKRPFYLKKSEIREQKLIEKYKELKVSGKLESYLEKRRRKNAAKDHRYVPYRRPSMNEQQIQ